A window of Raineyella sp. W15-4 contains these coding sequences:
- a CDS encoding dihydrofolate reductase family protein — protein sequence MLIYSMGVSVDGFINDREGGFEWGAPSDELFGFHLARVSQLGGYLCGRRLYQTMLVWETDPALRDTDLGAAFADVWSALPKVVFSRTLDSVQGNARLARGSVAEEIAAALAATDKHVEIGGAGLATQAIELDLVDELRIFRYPIIVGDGTPFLPPVTTALPLLLVETRTFDARVIYERYRRGRAASG from the coding sequence ATGCTGATCTACTCGATGGGCGTCTCGGTGGATGGCTTCATCAACGACCGCGAGGGCGGGTTCGAGTGGGGCGCCCCGAGTGACGAGCTGTTCGGTTTCCACCTCGCGCGGGTGAGCCAGCTCGGCGGCTACCTGTGCGGCCGCAGGCTCTACCAGACCATGCTGGTGTGGGAGACGGATCCGGCGCTGCGCGACACCGACCTCGGGGCCGCCTTCGCCGACGTCTGGAGCGCCCTCCCGAAGGTCGTCTTCAGCCGTACGCTCGACAGCGTCCAGGGCAACGCCCGGCTCGCCCGGGGGTCGGTGGCCGAGGAGATCGCCGCGGCGCTCGCCGCCACCGACAAACACGTCGAGATCGGCGGCGCCGGCCTGGCCACGCAGGCGATAGAGCTCGACCTTGTCGACGAGCTGCGTATCTTCCGGTATCCGATCATCGTCGGTGACGGTACGCCCTTCCTGCCGCCGGTCACCACAGCGCTACCGCTGCTCCTGGTCGAGACCAGGACGTTCGACGCGCGGGTGATCTACGAGCGCTACCGGCGCGGCCGCGCGGCGTCGGGCTGA
- a CDS encoding FG-GAP-like repeat-containing protein → MSRNNDFDGNGRDELLVSSPWGMALLELSGNTFTAPVMAPNGTRFGGWNLQTGDNRFGPVADFDGDGRAEMVISSPWGVGVLEQRGNSLAPLVMAPNGTRFGSWNFQSGDNRFEKAADFDGDGRAELLISSPWGLGVLKLAGSSLTAPMMAPNGTRFGGWNLQTGDNRFGPVGDFDGDGRVEVFVSSPWGVGILQLQGNTLRPLMMAPNGTRFGGWLLNTRDNFFRLAADVDGDGRAELLVTSPWGIGILKLSGGSLTALTMAANGTRLGGWIVDTTNNRFGPAADYDGDGRAELLMSSPWGIGTLEWNAGALTSPLMAANGTRVGGWVVDTRNNRYGPAADYDGDGRPELIATSPWGLGVLKPTSAASSPVMAPNGTRFGGWNLQTDDNRFGVRRSSFEYVVVHFKTLLARTAAIDTFMDTQYKAMEDLFADYGVATYRATTEDLSGDASLAGVVDLDVGPCILGSPTTEHNTLFARRNGVGANDVVVYVVRTLTNGTGATNLLGCATHPNNQPGCAVVQANARWLVAHEVGHVLGLLHWGNPPATNSQFLMFPTVGWTDTPPDIVQTEVATMVDSTLTRAF, encoded by the coding sequence ATGTCGCGCAACAACGATTTCGACGGCAACGGGCGGGACGAGTTGTTGGTTTCCAGCCCATGGGGAATGGCTTTGTTGGAACTCTCGGGCAACACGTTCACGGCACCGGTGATGGCGCCGAACGGGACCCGGTTCGGCGGCTGGAATCTGCAGACCGGTGACAACCGGTTCGGACCCGTGGCCGATTTCGATGGTGATGGCCGGGCCGAGATGGTGATCTCGAGCCCTTGGGGCGTGGGAGTCCTGGAGCAGCGGGGCAACTCACTGGCCCCCCTGGTGATGGCGCCGAACGGCACCCGGTTCGGCAGCTGGAACTTCCAGTCGGGCGACAACCGTTTCGAGAAGGCCGCTGACTTCGATGGTGATGGCCGGGCCGAACTGCTGATCTCGAGCCCGTGGGGGCTGGGCGTCCTGAAGCTCGCCGGGTCATCGCTCACCGCGCCGATGATGGCACCGAACGGGACCCGTTTCGGTGGCTGGAACCTGCAGACCGGTGACAACCGCTTCGGGCCGGTCGGTGACTTCGACGGCGACGGCCGGGTCGAGGTCTTCGTCTCCAGCCCGTGGGGTGTGGGGATCCTCCAGCTGCAGGGCAACACCCTCCGGCCGCTCATGATGGCGCCGAACGGGACGCGGTTCGGCGGTTGGCTGCTGAACACCCGCGACAACTTCTTCCGGCTCGCCGCTGACGTCGACGGTGACGGACGGGCCGAACTCCTCGTCACCAGCCCCTGGGGCATCGGGATCCTCAAGCTGTCCGGCGGGAGCCTGACAGCCCTGACGATGGCTGCGAACGGGACGCGGTTGGGGGGCTGGATCGTCGATACCACGAACAATCGATTCGGTCCGGCCGCGGACTACGACGGTGACGGCCGGGCCGAGCTGCTGATGAGCAGTCCCTGGGGCATCGGAACGCTCGAATGGAACGCCGGGGCGCTCACCTCGCCACTGATGGCCGCCAACGGCACGCGGGTCGGCGGCTGGGTGGTCGACACCCGGAACAACCGTTACGGTCCGGCCGCAGACTACGACGGTGACGGCCGGCCGGAGCTCATCGCGACCAGCCCCTGGGGTCTCGGCGTCCTCAAGCCGACCAGCGCGGCGAGTTCACCGGTGATGGCCCCGAACGGCACGCGATTCGGCGGTTGGAACCTCCAGACCGACGACAACCGCTTCGGCGTCCGTCGCTCGTCCTTCGAGTACGTCGTCGTACATTTCAAGACCCTGCTCGCACGGACGGCAGCCATCGACACGTTCATGGACACCCAGTACAAGGCGATGGAGGACCTGTTCGCCGACTACGGAGTCGCCACCTACCGCGCGACGACCGAGGACCTGAGCGGCGACGCCTCGCTGGCGGGCGTGGTGGACCTCGACGTGGGCCCGTGCATCCTGGGATCCCCGACGACCGAGCACAACACGCTGTTCGCGAGGAGGAACGGCGTGGGCGCGAACGATGTCGTCGTGTACGTCGTCCGGACCCTGACCAACGGCACCGGGGCGACGAACCTGCTGGGCTGCGCCACGCACCCGAACAACCAGCCCGGGTGCGCGGTGGTGCAGGCGAATGCCCGCTGGCTCGTCGCCCACGAGGTGGGGCATGTGCTGGGCCTGCTGCATTGGGGCAACCCGCCCGCGACGAACAGCCAGTTCCTGATGTTCCCCACCGTGGGGTGGACCGACACGCCTCCGGACATCGTCCAGACCGAGGTCGCCACGATGGTGGACTCCACCCTCACCCGGGCCTTCTGA
- a CDS encoding HEAT repeat domain-containing protein has protein sequence MAMSMQEVRSRLSVIESDTQMYADLGPDEVPVLVELLDDEEAWLASRAVYALIRIGTPEALAAVERAGASTRDEVRVAVAVSASLLPPEVSDRVLTPLLQDHEVGVRKFAIGSVTTGNKESVQRLVSEMTDAEDAVLRARSRTRVRDLGR, from the coding sequence ATGGCCATGAGCATGCAGGAGGTCCGGTCGCGACTCAGCGTCATCGAGAGCGATACCCAGATGTACGCCGATCTCGGCCCGGACGAGGTCCCCGTTCTCGTCGAGCTGCTCGATGACGAGGAGGCCTGGCTGGCCTCGCGAGCGGTGTACGCCCTGATCAGGATCGGTACGCCGGAGGCCCTTGCCGCGGTCGAGAGGGCCGGCGCCAGCACAAGGGACGAAGTGCGCGTCGCCGTCGCCGTCAGCGCGAGCCTGCTGCCGCCCGAGGTCTCCGACCGGGTCCTGACCCCGCTGCTCCAGGACCACGAGGTGGGCGTACGCAAGTTCGCCATCGGCTCGGTGACGACCGGCAACAAGGAGAGTGTGCAGCGCCTGGTGTCGGAGATGACCGACGCGGAGGACGCCGTGCTCAGGGCCCGGTCCCGGACCCGGGTGCGCGACCTCGGCCGGTGA
- a CDS encoding GlcNAc-transferase family protein encodes MPATDRDPAIAPHPGRDRYVSRGGPDPDLYVQIPAYRDLELAPTLRALYAEVNRPSRLRVRIMWQRAEDEVLPDDIRALPGLEIDEVPAAVSEGCNWARRRLQEGWQGERYTLLLDSHHRFVPGWDDLALTMLERLRATGTAKPLLTGYLPAYDPRSGLLRSSGPRRLYPYARDRGVLTRLNSWAIRDVETLSAPVPADFASLHFILTDGSFNREVPFDPAVYFFGDEVLTSVRAFTAGYRLFHPHRVVGWHAYDRSSRVTHWADHEGYIERHARSLRTLRTIYTGMRDISPAAIAEFESHANISLVADP; translated from the coding sequence ATGCCAGCCACCGACCGTGACCCCGCCATCGCCCCTCACCCCGGCCGCGACCGCTACGTCAGTCGCGGCGGCCCGGACCCGGATCTCTACGTCCAGATCCCTGCCTACCGCGACCTCGAGCTCGCCCCGACGCTGCGCGCGCTGTATGCCGAGGTGAACCGGCCGTCACGGCTGCGCGTGCGGATCATGTGGCAGCGGGCGGAGGACGAGGTCCTGCCGGACGACATCCGCGCCCTGCCGGGGCTGGAGATCGACGAGGTCCCCGCTGCCGTCAGTGAAGGGTGCAACTGGGCCCGGCGCAGGCTGCAGGAGGGCTGGCAGGGGGAGCGCTACACCCTGCTGCTCGACTCCCACCACCGGTTCGTGCCCGGCTGGGACGACCTGGCCCTGACCATGCTGGAGCGGCTCCGCGCCACCGGGACCGCGAAGCCGCTGCTGACCGGCTACCTGCCGGCGTACGACCCTCGCAGCGGTCTCCTCCGATCCAGCGGGCCGCGCCGCCTCTATCCGTACGCGCGGGACCGAGGGGTGCTCACCCGTCTGAACAGCTGGGCCATTCGCGACGTCGAGACGCTCAGCGCGCCGGTGCCTGCCGACTTCGCCTCGCTCCATTTCATCCTCACCGATGGATCCTTCAATCGGGAGGTGCCGTTCGATCCCGCCGTGTATTTCTTCGGCGACGAGGTGCTTACCAGTGTGCGGGCGTTCACCGCGGGGTACCGGCTGTTCCATCCGCACCGGGTGGTCGGCTGGCATGCCTATGACCGGAGCAGCCGGGTGACCCACTGGGCTGATCATGAGGGCTACATCGAGCGCCACGCCCGTTCCCTCCGGACACTCCGCACTATCTACACCGGAATGCGTGACATTTCCCCCGCCGCCATTGCCGAGTTCGAATCCCATGCCAATATTTCCCTGGTGGCAGACCCGTGA
- a CDS encoding 2OG-Fe(II) oxygenase, which translates to MTCVEDFLDADECARISDDLRHTYWWDSPVVHRDRQNRLVSTHSIGRTSSTTDETWLGEDSCELLRAIEQRLASDFDVPVDHFEPWQVARYRAGERFEEHHDSGFFGGDPWGERIISVLIYLSDSPSGGSTYFPALKQRFQPVTGRLLAWPDLLPDGSLDPRMRHVACPARRVKTILSTWVRELSRERVPSEERN; encoded by the coding sequence GTGACCTGCGTCGAGGACTTCCTCGACGCCGACGAATGTGCCCGGATCAGCGACGATCTCCGCCATACCTATTGGTGGGACAGCCCGGTCGTCCATCGTGATCGGCAGAACCGTCTGGTCTCCACGCACTCGATCGGCCGCACCAGTTCGACGACGGACGAGACGTGGCTGGGCGAGGATTCCTGCGAGCTCCTTCGTGCCATCGAGCAGCGGCTGGCTTCGGATTTCGACGTGCCCGTCGATCACTTCGAGCCCTGGCAGGTCGCGCGGTATCGGGCCGGGGAACGATTCGAAGAGCACCATGACAGCGGATTCTTCGGGGGTGACCCGTGGGGCGAACGCATCATCTCGGTGCTGATCTACCTCAGCGATTCCCCGTCCGGGGGAAGCACCTACTTTCCGGCCCTGAAACAGCGGTTCCAGCCGGTCACCGGCCGGCTGCTCGCGTGGCCCGACCTCCTCCCCGACGGCTCGCTCGATCCCAGGATGAGACACGTCGCGTGCCCCGCGCGGCGGGTGAAAACCATCCTCTCGACCTGGGTGCGCGAGTTGTCACGAGAACGAGTCCCATCGGAAGAAAGAAACTGA
- a CDS encoding dihydrofolate reductase family protein, whose amino-acid sequence MSVRVDLNISLDGYMTTTDQTPDDPFGADWPRLTGAYAATRTFRARVLHDASGEGTTGVDDRYAQAYFAEVGAEIMGAGMFGLHNFPDDPDWRGWWGDEPPFHTPVFVLTHTSRPSLEMAGSTTFHFLTASPAEALERATEAAAGKDVRIGGGATVVRDFLKASLVDHLHVAIAPILLGRGINLWDGLRGLEAGYDVTAETAPSGTIHLTFQR is encoded by the coding sequence ATGTCCGTACGGGTCGACCTGAACATCTCACTGGACGGCTACATGACCACCACCGACCAGACGCCCGACGATCCGTTCGGGGCGGACTGGCCGCGCCTGACCGGGGCGTACGCCGCCACCCGCACCTTCCGTGCCCGGGTGCTGCACGACGCCAGCGGCGAGGGGACGACCGGCGTGGACGACCGGTACGCCCAGGCGTACTTCGCCGAGGTCGGGGCCGAGATCATGGGCGCCGGCATGTTCGGGCTGCACAACTTCCCCGACGACCCGGACTGGCGCGGTTGGTGGGGCGACGAACCGCCCTTCCACACTCCCGTGTTCGTTCTCACCCACACCTCCCGGCCGTCGCTCGAGATGGCCGGCAGCACCACCTTCCACTTCCTGACCGCCAGTCCCGCCGAGGCGCTCGAGCGCGCGACGGAGGCTGCGGCCGGCAAGGACGTACGGATCGGTGGCGGCGCCACGGTGGTCCGTGACTTCCTCAAGGCCAGCCTCGTCGACCACCTGCACGTCGCGATCGCGCCGATCCTCCTCGGCCGCGGCATCAACCTCTGGGATGGCCTGCGCGGCCTGGAAGCCGGCTACGACGTCACCGCCGAGACGGCGCCGAGCGGCACCATCCACCTGACCTTCCAGCGCTGA
- the arr gene encoding NAD(+)--rifampin ADP-ribosyltransferase, which yields MSEPVPFEIYRSGVFLHGTKADLTAGELLAPGRESNYELGRVMNYVYFTATLDAAVWGTELAAGDGRGRIYVVEPTGAFEDDPNVTDKRFPGNPTQSFRSREPLRVIEELVGWVSHSPEKLQVMRDGIDASRRQGSAQIED from the coding sequence ATGAGTGAGCCGGTGCCTTTCGAGATCTACCGTTCTGGCGTGTTCCTGCACGGCACGAAAGCGGACCTGACCGCGGGTGAACTGCTCGCCCCTGGCCGCGAGTCGAACTATGAGCTGGGCCGGGTGATGAACTACGTCTACTTCACCGCGACGCTCGACGCGGCGGTCTGGGGCACCGAGTTAGCGGCTGGCGATGGTCGCGGACGTATCTACGTGGTGGAGCCGACCGGCGCGTTCGAGGACGACCCGAACGTGACCGACAAGAGGTTCCCCGGCAATCCGACCCAGTCGTTCCGCAGCCGCGAGCCCCTACGCGTCATCGAGGAACTCGTCGGCTGGGTCAGCCACTCACCGGAGAAGCTCCAAGTCATGCGAGACGGGATCGACGCGAGCCGACGCCAGGGCTCGGCGCAGATCGAGGACTGA
- a CDS encoding PIN domain-containing protein — translation MTRFSALLDACVLVPIALTDTLLRLAEAGLYRPLWSTAILDEMVEAIEEIHPDLRPGRARHRADQMQGAFEDATVTGWEPLLAGIDLPDPDDRHVVAAAQRGRADVIVTANLSDFPEPILNALDIEIQSPDEFLLNQLDLDAGRTMRVLHEQASATRIPSITVEELLRHLARCGVPEFSEAARGQLWRIPRPR, via the coding sequence TTGACCCGATTCAGTGCTCTGCTCGACGCCTGCGTCCTGGTTCCGATCGCACTGACGGACACGCTGCTGCGCCTGGCAGAGGCCGGCCTCTACCGGCCCCTCTGGAGTACCGCCATCCTCGACGAGATGGTCGAGGCCATCGAAGAAATTCATCCCGACCTTCGGCCCGGACGCGCCAGGCATCGTGCGGACCAGATGCAGGGGGCGTTCGAAGACGCCACGGTCACCGGATGGGAGCCGCTCTTGGCTGGGATCGACCTGCCCGATCCGGACGACAGACACGTCGTGGCGGCGGCCCAGCGCGGCCGAGCCGATGTCATCGTCACCGCGAACCTCTCCGACTTCCCGGAACCGATCCTCAACGCCCTCGATATCGAGATCCAGAGTCCTGATGAGTTCCTACTGAACCAGCTCGACCTGGACGCCGGTCGAACGATGCGCGTCCTGCACGAGCAGGCGTCCGCCACCCGAATCCCGTCAATAACAGTCGAAGAACTCCTGCGTCACCTGGCCCGGTGTGGGGTGCCCGAATTCTCCGAGGCCGCCAGGGGCCAGCTGTGGCGGATCCCGCGGCCAAGGTGA
- a CDS encoding helix-turn-helix domain-containing protein — MSTPMIDQTVLPPQDLEPMLDLSLFLERHPEPAALVGPDGQTVPLPLEAFRVLVSVAAAMREGKAITVAPIDLVLTTQEAADFLGISRPTLVKLLESGEIAFERPGAGRHRRVRLQDLIDYQARRRSARRDALDDLTHEAAEAGLYESDVDYTAALKAARKRRGKSRH; from the coding sequence ATGAGCACGCCAATGATCGACCAGACAGTGCTTCCCCCGCAGGACCTCGAACCCATGTTGGACCTGTCCCTGTTTCTTGAGCGCCACCCCGAACCGGCAGCGCTGGTCGGGCCCGACGGACAGACGGTCCCGCTGCCACTGGAGGCGTTCCGCGTCCTGGTGTCGGTCGCCGCCGCCATGCGCGAGGGGAAAGCCATCACGGTAGCGCCGATCGACCTCGTCCTGACGACGCAAGAAGCTGCCGACTTCCTCGGCATCAGCCGACCCACGCTGGTGAAGCTCCTCGAGTCGGGGGAAATCGCCTTCGAGCGTCCCGGGGCCGGCCGTCACCGCCGTGTCCGGCTCCAGGATCTGATTGACTATCAGGCCCGTCGCCGCAGCGCGCGGCGGGACGCCCTCGACGATCTCACCCACGAGGCGGCCGAAGCGGGCCTGTACGAGTCGGACGTCGACTACACGGCAGCCCTCAAGGCTGCCCGCAAGCGTCGGGGAAAGAGCAGGCATTGA
- a CDS encoding metalloregulator ArsR/SmtB family transcription factor has protein sequence MSEPAAAAVDRSFAALGDPVRRTILLLVAEGERPASGIVEALRAVRPISQPAVSQHLKVLREAGLVTARAEGARRLYGLDPVGLGTVRAWLEALTVPVAAFAQPLDALATEVAHGRRARRRSAGKPGEESGGRGQIA, from the coding sequence GTGTCCGAGCCTGCCGCCGCGGCGGTCGACCGCAGTTTCGCGGCCCTCGGCGATCCCGTCCGGCGCACCATCCTTCTGCTCGTGGCCGAGGGCGAGCGGCCGGCCAGCGGGATCGTCGAGGCACTGCGGGCCGTACGACCGATCTCTCAGCCGGCTGTTTCCCAGCACCTCAAGGTGCTGCGGGAGGCGGGCCTGGTCACCGCCCGCGCCGAGGGCGCCCGCCGGTTGTACGGTCTCGATCCGGTAGGGCTCGGGACGGTACGCGCCTGGCTCGAGGCGCTCACCGTGCCGGTGGCTGCCTTCGCGCAGCCGCTCGATGCGTTGGCGACCGAGGTCGCCCACGGCCGGCGGGCCCGCCGTCGCTCAGCCGGGAAGCCGGGCGAGGAGAGCGGCGGCCGCGGGCAGATTGCCTGA
- a CDS encoding SRPBCC family protein has protein sequence MTLHPVDTADLVTREVRTGSRDGAPTKIVVARRTYATDQADLWDAVTNGERIPRWFLPISGDLTVGGHYQFEGNAGGTVESCEAPERFAVTWEMGPQVSWLRIDLTPTADGTVLQLAHEAALVDRTFWDQYGPGAVGIGWDLGLVGLGLHVAGAGPLNPTATDDWAITPDGIEFVRHAAADWARAAVADGDEPGPANEAAERTIAFYTVPPESA, from the coding sequence ATGACCCTGCACCCTGTCGACACCGCGGACCTGGTGACCCGCGAGGTCCGCACCGGATCCCGCGACGGAGCACCGACCAAGATCGTCGTCGCGCGTCGTACGTACGCCACCGACCAGGCGGATCTCTGGGACGCCGTCACCAACGGCGAACGCATCCCCCGCTGGTTCCTGCCAATCAGCGGAGACCTGACGGTCGGCGGGCACTACCAGTTCGAGGGCAACGCCGGCGGGACCGTCGAGAGCTGCGAGGCACCCGAGCGGTTCGCCGTGACCTGGGAGATGGGCCCCCAGGTGTCCTGGCTGCGGATCGACCTCACCCCGACCGCGGACGGCACCGTCCTCCAGCTGGCGCACGAGGCGGCCCTTGTCGACCGGACCTTCTGGGACCAGTACGGCCCCGGCGCGGTGGGCATCGGCTGGGACCTCGGCCTGGTCGGGCTCGGCCTGCACGTGGCGGGCGCCGGTCCGCTGAACCCGACGGCCACCGACGACTGGGCGATCACCCCCGACGGCATCGAGTTCGTCCGCCACGCCGCCGCGGACTGGGCCCGGGCCGCGGTCGCCGACGGCGACGAGCCCGGCCCGGCGAACGAAGCGGCCGAGCGCACCATCGCCTTCTACACCGTCCCACCCGAGAGTGCCTGA
- a CDS encoding histidine phosphatase family protein, giving the protein MSGFTRARLLLIRHGQTEWNRTGRMQGRSDIPLNDSGREQVEVRAEQLRATLPGAWDYHTIVSSPLVRARQSARIIAGVLGLDLLDDPCAGLVERNYGSAEGLTAPEVFEAWPVTRQYADQVDWTEGGSIEDLIFDTHPCRPERRRDVRERTFAAANQLLDDHPDGILGVSHGTAIRLLYWRITGHQAPHLDNAGAIEFERDEHGGWQVLAVSGATTPALPGVVTLPGPRSAVRPPAAGRSAAH; this is encoded by the coding sequence ATGTCCGGATTCACGCGCGCAAGACTCCTACTGATCCGCCACGGTCAGACGGAGTGGAACCGCACCGGTCGAATGCAGGGGCGCAGCGACATCCCGCTCAACGACAGCGGGCGCGAGCAGGTCGAGGTCCGGGCCGAGCAGCTGCGGGCGACGCTGCCCGGCGCCTGGGACTACCACACGATCGTCTCATCCCCCCTGGTCCGCGCCCGGCAATCGGCCAGGATCATCGCCGGCGTGCTCGGCCTGGACCTGCTCGACGATCCCTGTGCAGGCCTCGTCGAACGCAACTACGGCTCGGCCGAGGGGCTGACCGCACCGGAGGTCTTCGAGGCCTGGCCGGTCACCCGCCAGTACGCCGACCAGGTCGACTGGACCGAGGGCGGCAGCATCGAAGACCTCATCTTCGACACCCATCCGTGTCGGCCGGAGCGCCGCCGCGACGTCCGGGAGCGGACCTTCGCCGCGGCGAACCAGCTGCTCGACGACCACCCCGACGGCATCCTCGGCGTCTCGCACGGGACGGCGATCCGGCTGCTGTACTGGCGGATCACCGGGCATCAGGCGCCACATCTGGACAACGCCGGCGCCATCGAGTTCGAGCGCGACGAACACGGCGGATGGCAGGTGCTGGCGGTGTCCGGCGCCACCACCCCCGCCCTCCCCGGGGTTGTCACGTTGCCCGGACCGCGGAGCGCGGTTCGGCCACCCGCCGCCGGCCGGTCCGCAGCGCACTGA
- a CDS encoding PadR family transcriptional regulator, producing the protein MRLSKDLVAASATPMVLAVLASGEDYGYSILRRITEASDGRIEWSEGLLYPLLHRLERQGLVSARWGEVGGRRRKYYALTRDGHRELEGQASQWSVVVDTLAGLLPSTAPGPTPGAARA; encoded by the coding sequence ATGAGACTGTCCAAGGACCTTGTCGCCGCCTCGGCGACGCCGATGGTGCTGGCCGTCCTCGCGTCCGGGGAGGACTACGGCTACTCGATCCTGCGCCGCATCACGGAGGCGTCCGACGGCCGGATCGAGTGGAGTGAGGGGCTGCTGTATCCGCTGCTCCACCGCCTCGAGCGTCAGGGCCTGGTCTCCGCCCGCTGGGGTGAGGTCGGTGGCCGACGTCGCAAGTACTACGCGCTGACCCGCGACGGACACCGCGAACTCGAGGGGCAGGCGTCCCAGTGGAGCGTCGTCGTCGACACCCTCGCCGGTCTGCTGCCCTCGACCGCACCTGGCCCGACGCCCGGTGCGGCCCGGGCCTGA
- a CDS encoding permease prefix domain 1-containing protein produces MSPVRHDPDPLRGVPDLAAGSAGDARSGADPAAVPAVPAVPAAELGEWRSLMTARAGMTPDDVAELEDHLLAEAHDLRASGLSPEEAFLIAVRRLGAQDEVAREYGQVHSERLWRQLVLAPTPDAMRRPREHGASGSGPHVTGVDAVSDLGAVGDASRADALRDLALALGLGALAGLAVRLPAQFLHTGVDVFYPRNLSLLVLPFLVAYFLARPGGRDRTGTAVVVGAFAVSATAVNLLPFSPTGDTLFLTALHLPLALVVIVGFAHLGRRWRRLEAWMDWVRFLGELAVYYALVALGGAVVVGLLVSIFTAIDVAPDVVTTVTWWVVPMCAAGAVLVCAWLVERKRSVMENMAPVLTAVFTPVLTIALLGFLIVVAITGSPVGLHREVLIAFDALLVVVAAVVLFTVSARRPDQPARTLDWMQLVLVVAAIIADLLMLWAMSGRLIEYGASPNKLASLGANLLLLVHLGGTAWHYGRLLAGRRPSLVLERWQCGVLPVFAVWAAVVAFVFPPVFGYR; encoded by the coding sequence ATGAGCCCCGTACGTCACGATCCCGATCCCCTCCGCGGGGTCCCCGACCTCGCCGCCGGCTCCGCGGGGGATGCACGGTCCGGTGCCGACCCTGCGGCCGTCCCAGCCGTCCCAGCCGTCCCAGCCGCTGAGCTCGGGGAGTGGCGCTCCCTGATGACGGCCCGCGCGGGCATGACCCCCGACGACGTCGCCGAACTCGAGGATCACCTCCTCGCCGAGGCCCACGACCTGCGCGCCTCGGGCCTGTCACCCGAGGAGGCCTTCCTCATCGCCGTACGCCGCCTCGGTGCCCAGGACGAGGTGGCCCGGGAGTACGGCCAGGTGCACTCCGAGCGCCTGTGGCGCCAACTCGTGCTGGCGCCGACGCCCGACGCCATGCGGCGACCGCGCGAGCACGGCGCGTCCGGGTCCGGCCCCCACGTGACTGGGGTGGACGCCGTGAGTGACCTGGGCGCCGTGGGCGACGCGAGCCGCGCTGACGCTCTGCGTGACCTCGCTCTCGCGCTGGGCCTCGGGGCGCTGGCCGGCCTCGCCGTGCGGCTGCCGGCCCAGTTCCTCCACACGGGTGTCGACGTGTTCTACCCGCGCAACCTCTCCCTGCTGGTGCTGCCCTTCCTCGTCGCCTACTTCTTGGCCCGCCCCGGCGGCCGCGACCGCACGGGTACCGCCGTGGTGGTCGGCGCCTTCGCCGTGAGCGCCACCGCGGTCAATCTGCTGCCGTTCTCGCCTACCGGTGACACCCTGTTCCTCACCGCCCTGCACCTGCCCCTTGCGCTGGTGGTGATCGTCGGCTTCGCCCACCTGGGGCGTCGGTGGCGGCGCCTGGAGGCGTGGATGGACTGGGTCCGCTTCCTGGGCGAGCTCGCGGTGTACTACGCGCTGGTGGCCCTCGGTGGAGCCGTCGTGGTCGGGCTCCTCGTCTCGATCTTCACCGCCATCGACGTCGCCCCGGACGTCGTGACCACGGTGACGTGGTGGGTCGTGCCGATGTGTGCCGCGGGTGCTGTGCTCGTCTGCGCCTGGCTGGTCGAGCGCAAGCGTTCGGTGATGGAGAACATGGCGCCGGTCCTCACGGCGGTCTTCACCCCGGTGCTCACGATCGCCCTGCTCGGCTTCCTGATCGTCGTGGCGATCACCGGCAGCCCGGTGGGCCTCCACCGCGAGGTGCTCATCGCCTTCGATGCACTCCTGGTCGTCGTGGCGGCCGTTGTCCTCTTCACCGTTTCGGCGCGCCGTCCCGACCAGCCGGCCCGGACACTGGACTGGATGCAGCTGGTGCTCGTCGTGGCGGCCATCATCGCCGACCTGTTGATGCTGTGGGCGATGTCGGGGCGCCTCATCGAGTACGGCGCCAGCCCCAACAAACTGGCGTCACTCGGGGCCAATCTTCTGTTGCTGGTTCACCTGGGCGGCACCGCCTGGCACTACGGGCGTCTCCTCGCCGGGCGACGCCCGTCGCTGGTGCTGGAACGCTGGCAGTGCGGCGTCCTACCGGTCTTCGCCGTGTGGGCCGCGGTCGTGGCGTTCGTCTTCCCGCCGGTGTTCGGCTACCGCTGA